In Blautia wexlerae DSM 19850, a single window of DNA contains:
- a CDS encoding AraC family transcriptional regulator has product MHDLNHNEDRPRGTYEFPFEFHHIDHTHPRYVMSYHWHVEYEIIRILEGSLTVTLDEKSFTAVKNDIIFVHSGILHSGIPHDCVYQCIVFDMNTFLKNNPVCGEYIQKILHQETMLFPHFSDEHPQILNCISVLFDAMYEKDTGYELTVFGQFYHFFGLIFSNHYFIENPTRTRRDYKRILQLKQVLEFIEKNYANPITLQELSASVSMSPKYFCRFFSEMTHQTPVDYLNRQRIEEACLQLAATDDSITEIAYRNGFNDLSYFIRTFKKYKGMTPGKYKRR; this is encoded by the coding sequence TTGCATGATTTAAACCATAATGAAGACCGTCCAAGAGGCACTTATGAGTTTCCATTTGAGTTTCATCACATCGATCATACACATCCCAGATATGTCATGTCTTATCACTGGCATGTGGAATATGAAATAATTCGTATTCTGGAAGGTTCTCTTACCGTCACTTTAGACGAAAAAAGTTTTACAGCAGTTAAGAATGATATCATTTTTGTACATAGTGGAATCCTTCATTCAGGAATTCCCCATGATTGTGTATATCAGTGTATTGTTTTTGATATGAACACTTTTTTGAAAAACAATCCTGTATGCGGAGAATATATCCAGAAAATCCTGCATCAGGAAACAATGCTTTTTCCACATTTTTCAGATGAGCATCCACAGATTCTGAACTGTATTTCTGTTCTGTTTGATGCCATGTATGAAAAAGATACCGGATATGAGCTGACTGTATTTGGACAATTTTACCACTTTTTTGGTTTGATTTTCAGTAATCATTACTTTATCGAAAATCCTACCCGAACGCGCAGAGACTATAAACGTATTCTCCAGTTGAAGCAGGTTCTGGAATTTATCGAAAAAAATTATGCCAATCCTATCACACTTCAGGAACTGTCTGCTTCTGTCTCTATGTCACCGAAATATTTCTGCAGGTTCTTTTCGGAAATGACCCATCAGACTCCTGTGGATTATCTGAACAGACAGAGAATTGAAGAAGCCTGTTTACAACTGGCGGCTACTGATGACTCAATCACAGAAATTGCTTACAGGAACGGATTTAATGATCTGAGTTATTTTATACGTACTTTTAAGAAATACAAAGGCATGACTCCCGGGAAATATAAGCGAAGATAA
- a CDS encoding L-fucose isomerase has protein sequence MAKSRLIGSYPVIGIRPTIDGRRGALDVRGSLEDQTMNMAKSAAKLFEENLRYSNGEPVKVVIADTTIGRVGESAACADKFRKEGVDITLTVTPCWCYGAETMDMDPQTIKAVWGFNGTERPGAVYLASVLATHAQKGLPAFGIYGHDVQEADDTSIPEDVKEKLLRFGRAAVAAASMRGKSYLQIGSVTMGIGGSIIDSDFIESYLGMRVESVDEVEIIRRMTEGIYDHAEFEKALKWAKETCKIGWDKNPEELQFSAEKKEEQFEFVVKMAVIIKELMNGCDNLDPKFSEEAIGHNALAAGFQGQRQWTDFYPNGDFAEAMLNTSFDWNGAREPYILATENDVLNGLGMLFMKLLTNRAQIFADVRTYWSPEAVKKATGYDLEGVAKEAGGFLHLINSGAACLDANGEAKEADGTAVMKQWWDITEEDQKAIMENTEWCMADNGYFRGGGYSSRYETRAQMPATMIRLNLVKGLGPVLQIAEGWTVALPEEVSDKLWKRTDYTWPCTWFAPRCDGKEGPFKTAYDVMNNWGANHGAISYGHIGADLITMCSMLRIPVSMHNVPEKDIYRPAAWNAFGMDKEGADFRACKNYGPLYK, from the coding sequence ATGGCAAAGAGCAGATTAATTGGCAGCTATCCGGTAATTGGTATCAGACCTACTATCGATGGTCGTAGAGGAGCACTGGATGTTCGTGGATCTCTGGAAGATCAGACAATGAATATGGCGAAATCAGCTGCTAAATTATTTGAAGAGAATTTAAGATATTCCAACGGTGAACCGGTTAAAGTTGTAATCGCTGATACAACCATCGGACGTGTTGGAGAGAGCGCTGCATGTGCAGATAAATTCCGTAAAGAAGGCGTAGATATCACTCTTACAGTTACACCATGCTGGTGCTACGGCGCTGAGACAATGGATATGGATCCACAGACGATCAAAGCTGTATGGGGATTCAACGGAACAGAAAGACCTGGTGCTGTATACCTTGCATCTGTACTTGCAACACATGCACAGAAAGGACTTCCGGCATTCGGTATCTATGGACATGATGTTCAGGAAGCTGATGACACATCTATTCCGGAAGATGTTAAAGAAAAACTGTTAAGATTCGGCCGCGCAGCAGTTGCAGCAGCATCCATGAGAGGAAAATCCTATCTGCAGATCGGTTCTGTAACAATGGGTATCGGCGGATCTATCATTGATTCCGATTTCATCGAATCTTATCTTGGAATGAGAGTTGAGTCTGTTGATGAGGTAGAGATCATCCGTCGTATGACAGAAGGTATCTATGATCACGCAGAATTTGAGAAAGCTCTGAAATGGGCAAAAGAAACCTGTAAGATCGGCTGGGACAAGAACCCTGAAGAACTTCAGTTCTCAGCTGAAAAGAAAGAAGAGCAGTTCGAGTTTGTTGTTAAGATGGCAGTTATCATCAAAGAACTGATGAACGGCTGTGACAACCTTGATCCTAAATTCTCTGAAGAAGCAATCGGACACAATGCTCTGGCAGCCGGTTTCCAGGGACAGAGACAGTGGACAGATTTCTATCCGAACGGTGACTTTGCAGAAGCTATGCTGAACACCTCCTTTGACTGGAACGGAGCACGTGAACCATACATCCTGGCTACAGAGAACGATGTTCTTAACGGACTTGGAATGCTGTTCATGAAACTTCTTACAAACAGAGCACAGATTTTCGCTGACGTTCGTACATACTGGAGCCCGGAGGCTGTTAAGAAAGCTACAGGATATGACCTTGAGGGCGTAGCAAAAGAAGCCGGCGGTTTCCTTCACCTGATCAACTCCGGTGCTGCCTGCCTTGATGCTAACGGAGAAGCAAAAGAAGCTGATGGAACAGCTGTTATGAAACAGTGGTGGGATATCACAGAAGAAGACCAGAAAGCAATCATGGAAAACACAGAATGGTGTATGGCTGACAACGGATATTTCCGTGGAGGCGGATACTCCAGCCGTTATGAAACACGTGCCCAGATGCCTGCAACAATGATCCGTCTGAACCTTGTAAAAGGACTTGGACCGGTTCTGCAGATCGCTGAAGGATGGACAGTAGCTCTTCCTGAAGAAGTATCTGACAAGCTGTGGAAACGTACAGACTATACATGGCCATGTACATGGTTTGCTCCAAGATGCGATGGCAAAGAAGGACCGTTCAAGACAGCTTATGATGTAATGAACAACTGGGGTGCAAACCATGGAGCAATCTCCTACGGACACATTGGTGCAGATCTTATCACAATGTGCTCTATGCTGAGAATTCCTGTATCCATGCACAATGTTCCTGAGAAAGATATCTATCGTCCGGCAGCATGGAATGCATTTGGAATGGATAAAGAAGGTGCAGATTTCAGAGCATGCAAGAATTATGGACCTCTTTACAAATAA